Proteins from a genomic interval of Streptomyces sp. NBC_01445:
- the pth gene encoding aminoacyl-tRNA hydrolase: protein MTTDATAPWLIVGLGNPGPEYAMNRHNVGFMVADLLAERIGGKFKRAGKAQAQVLEGRIGAPGPQNRRVIVAKPMSFMNVSGGPVTGLRDFYKVPVGNIVAIHDELDIDYGTMRLKLGGGDNGHNGLKSITKSMGADYHRVRFGIGRPPGRMQVADFVLKDFSSTERKELDYLVDRAADAVECLVTEGLERAQSAYNS, encoded by the coding sequence ATGACGACCGATGCCACTGCCCCCTGGCTCATCGTGGGTCTCGGGAACCCCGGGCCCGAGTATGCGATGAACCGGCACAACGTGGGCTTCATGGTGGCCGATCTGCTCGCGGAGCGGATCGGCGGCAAGTTCAAGCGGGCGGGCAAGGCTCAGGCGCAGGTGCTCGAGGGGCGGATCGGTGCGCCGGGTCCGCAGAACCGCCGGGTGATTGTGGCGAAGCCGATGTCGTTCATGAATGTGTCGGGTGGTCCGGTGACGGGTCTGCGGGATTTCTACAAGGTGCCGGTCGGCAACATCGTGGCGATCCATGACGAGCTGGACATCGACTACGGGACGATGCGGCTGAAGCTGGGCGGTGGCGACAACGGGCACAACGGTCTGAAGTCGATCACGAAGTCGATGGGTGCGGACTATCACCGGGTGCGGTTCGGGATCGGGCGTCCGCCGGGGCGTATGCAGGTGGCGGACTTCGTTCTGAAGGACTTCTCGTCGACGGAGCGCAAGGAGCTGGACTACCTGGTGGACCGGGCGGCGGACGCGGTGGAGTGTCTGGTCACGGAGGGTCTGGAGCGGGCGCAGAGCGCGTACAACTCCTGA
- a CDS encoding 50S ribosomal protein L25/general stress protein Ctc, which yields MAEIKLAAEVRTEFGKGAARAVRRENKVPGVIYGHGAEPVHVTLPGHELLLALRTPNVLLSLDVDGKTELAIPKAVQRDAIKGYLVHVDLLTVIKGEKVTVEVAVETEGDLAPGSFLVENVLNTLSVETEATHIPTSVTVSIAGLEGGDAIHAKDVTLPSGTTLVTDPDAVVIQILAAQAEEPAAEGAEAEGAEA from the coding sequence ATGGCTGAGATCAAGCTTGCCGCCGAGGTCCGTACCGAGTTCGGCAAGGGTGCTGCCCGCGCCGTCCGCCGTGAGAACAAGGTTCCCGGTGTCATCTACGGTCACGGCGCCGAGCCGGTTCACGTGACGCTGCCGGGCCACGAGCTGCTGCTCGCCCTGCGTACGCCGAACGTTCTGCTGTCCCTGGACGTCGACGGCAAGACCGAGCTGGCGATCCCGAAGGCTGTTCAGCGTGACGCCATCAAGGGTTACCTGGTGCACGTCGACCTGCTCACCGTCATCAAGGGTGAGAAGGTCACGGTCGAGGTCGCCGTCGAGACCGAGGGCGACCTGGCTCCGGGCAGCTTCCTCGTCGAGAACGTGCTGAACACGCTGTCCGTCGAGACCGAGGCCACGCACATCCCGACCTCCGTCACCGTGTCGATTGCGGGCCTGGAGGGCGGCGACGCCATCCACGCCAAGGACGTCACGCTGCCGTCGGGCACGACCCTGGTCACCGACCCCGACGCCGTCGTCATCCAGATCCTGGCCGCGCAGGCCGAGGAGCCGGCTGCCGAGGGTGCCGAGGCCGAGGGCGCCGAGGCCTGA
- a CDS encoding ribose-phosphate diphosphokinase codes for MSGIKTTGEKKLMLFSGRAHPELAEEVAHALGVGIVPTKAFDFANGEIYVRYQESARGADCFLIQSHTAPINKWIMEQLIMIDALKRASARSITVIVPFYGYARQDKKHRGREPISARLVADLMKTAGADRILTVDLHTDQIQGFFDGPVDHLFALPILADYVGAKVDRAKLTVVSPDAGRVRVADRWCDRLGAPLAIVHKRRDKDVANQVTVHEVVGDVKGRVCVLVDDMIDTGGTICAAADALFAHGAEDVIVTATHGVLSGPAADRLKNSKVSEFVFTDTLPTPGELELDKITVLSIAPTIARAVREVFEDGSVTSLFEEQA; via the coding sequence GTGAGCGGGATCAAGACGACCGGCGAGAAGAAACTGATGCTCTTCTCCGGCCGCGCCCACCCCGAGCTTGCCGAGGAGGTCGCGCACGCTCTCGGTGTCGGGATCGTTCCGACCAAGGCATTCGACTTCGCCAATGGCGAGATCTATGTCCGCTATCAGGAGTCCGCTCGCGGCGCTGACTGCTTCCTGATTCAGAGCCACACGGCTCCGATCAATAAGTGGATCATGGAGCAGCTCATCATGATCGATGCGCTGAAGCGTGCGTCGGCCCGCTCCATCACGGTGATCGTGCCGTTCTACGGTTACGCCCGTCAGGACAAGAAGCACCGTGGACGTGAACCGATTTCGGCGCGTCTGGTGGCTGACCTGATGAAGACGGCGGGTGCGGACCGCATTCTGACGGTGGATCTGCACACGGACCAGATCCAGGGCTTCTTCGACGGCCCGGTGGACCACCTGTTCGCGCTGCCGATCCTGGCGGACTACGTGGGGGCGAAGGTCGACCGTGCCAAGCTCACGGTGGTGTCTCCGGACGCCGGCCGTGTGCGGGTGGCGGACCGCTGGTGCGACCGCCTCGGCGCGCCGCTGGCGATCGTGCACAAGCGTCGTGACAAGGACGTGGCGAACCAGGTCACCGTGCACGAGGTCGTCGGTGATGTGAAGGGCCGTGTGTGTGTCCTGGTCGACGACATGATCGACACGGGTGGCACGATCTGTGCCGCGGCGGACGCGCTGTTCGCGCATGGTGCGGAGGATGTCATCGTGACGGCGACGCACGGTGTGCTTTCGGGTCCGGCGGCGGATCGTCTGAAGAACTCGAAGGTGAGCGAGTTCGTGTTCACGGACACGCTGCCGACGCCGGGTGAGCTGGAGCTGGACAAGATCACGGTGCTGTCGATCGCGCCGACGATCGCGCGTGCGGTGCGTGAGGTCTTCGAGGACGGTTCGGTGACGAGCCTGTTCGAGGAGCAGGCGTAG
- the glmU gene encoding bifunctional UDP-N-acetylglucosamine diphosphorylase/glucosamine-1-phosphate N-acetyltransferase GlmU codes for MSANSPRPAAVVVLAAGEGTRMKSATPKVLHEISGRSLVGHVLAAARELSPENLVVVVGHERDRVREHLAGIDPDARTAVQEQQNGTGHAVRMGLEELGGVVEGTVIVVCGDTPLLTGETLMHLSATHTGDGNAVTVLTAEVPDATGYGRIVRDGASGAVTAIVEHKDASESQHAIREINSGVFAFDGALLADALGKVRTDNSQGEEYLTDVLGILREAGHRVGASVAADHREIAGINNRVQLAEARRTLNDRLLERAMLAGVTIVDPASTWVDVTVGFERDAIVHPGTQLLGASWLGEGAEVGPNTRLTDTRVGAGARVDNTVADGAEVGEGASVGPFAYLRPGTRLGLRAKIGTYVETKNSTIGEGTKVPHLSYVGDATIGDYTNIGAASVFVNYDGEAKHHTTVGSHCKTGSDNMFVAPVTVGDGAYTAAGSVITKDVPAGSLAVARGQQRNIEGWVARKRPGSAAAKAAEEASREAGSDG; via the coding sequence GTGAGCGCCAACAGCCCCCGCCCGGCCGCCGTCGTCGTTCTTGCAGCGGGTGAGGGCACCCGTATGAAGTCGGCCACACCCAAAGTCCTGCACGAGATCAGTGGGCGCTCGCTCGTCGGGCATGTGCTCGCCGCCGCGCGGGAGTTGAGCCCCGAGAACCTGGTCGTCGTCGTGGGTCACGAGCGGGACCGGGTGCGTGAGCATCTCGCCGGGATCGATCCGGACGCCCGTACCGCCGTGCAGGAGCAGCAGAACGGCACGGGGCATGCCGTGCGGATGGGGCTCGAGGAGCTCGGTGGGGTTGTCGAGGGCACGGTGATCGTCGTGTGCGGTGATACTCCGCTGCTGACGGGCGAGACGCTGATGCACCTGTCGGCGACGCACACGGGTGACGGCAATGCGGTGACGGTGCTGACGGCCGAGGTTCCGGATGCGACCGGTTACGGCCGGATCGTGCGGGACGGGGCGTCGGGTGCGGTGACGGCGATCGTCGAGCACAAGGACGCGAGCGAGTCGCAGCATGCGATTCGTGAGATCAACTCGGGTGTGTTCGCGTTCGACGGTGCGTTGCTGGCGGATGCGCTGGGCAAGGTGCGTACGGACAACAGCCAGGGTGAGGAGTACCTCACGGACGTGCTCGGCATTCTGCGGGAGGCGGGTCATCGTGTCGGCGCGTCGGTGGCCGCCGACCACCGTGAGATCGCGGGTATCAACAACCGTGTGCAGCTGGCCGAGGCGCGTCGCACGCTGAACGACCGGCTTCTTGAGCGGGCGATGCTCGCGGGTGTGACGATCGTGGATCCGGCGTCGACGTGGGTCGATGTGACGGTGGGCTTCGAGCGGGATGCGATCGTGCATCCGGGTACGCAGCTGCTGGGTGCGTCGTGGCTGGGTGAGGGTGCCGAGGTGGGTCCGAACACGCGGCTGACGGACACGCGGGTCGGTGCGGGTGCGCGGGTCGACAACACGGTGGCGGACGGCGCGGAGGTGGGCGAGGGCGCGTCGGTGGGTCCGTTCGCGTATCTGCGTCCTGGTACCCGTCTGGGTCTCAGGGCCAAGATCGGTACGTACGTGGAGACGAAGAACTCGACGATCGGCGAGGGCACGAAGGTGCCGCACCTTTCCTACGTCGGTGACGCGACGATCGGTGACTACACGAACATCGGTGCTGCGAGCGTCTTTGTGAACTACGACGGCGAGGCCAAGCACCACACGACTGTCGGGTCGCATTGCAAGACGGGGTCGGACAACATGTTTGTGGCTCCTGTCACGGTCGGGGACGGTGCGTACACCGCTGCGGGGTCGGTGATCACGAAGGATGTGCCGGCGGGTTCGCTGGCCGTGGCCCGTGGCCAGCAGCGGAATATCGAGGGTTGGGTGGCCCGTAAGCGTCCGGGGAGTGCGGCTGCGAAGGCGGCTGAGGAGGCGTCCCGGGAGGCCGGCAGCGACGGCTGA
- a CDS encoding sensor histidine kinase, which translates to MTTTGEMHRTAGGPWWWERRRSAVLDVGLAVASAVECGVEGVGFARDAGVPAAVGVVFGVLAGATLVLRRRWPIAVVLIGVAVTPARMGVLLSVVGLYTLAASEMPRRIIGALAGMSFVGTLIVSVVRAQQDVGHGNLVRVGDWFVPFVAITTSLGVTAPPLLLGLYVGARRRLMESLRERADSLERELQLLAERAEERAEWARGEERTRIAREMHDVVAHRVSLMVVHAAALQAVARKDPEKAVKNAALVGDMGRQALTELREMLGVMRSGGGGREPGAGVPLAAVGVAAAAAASRAVDEEDGPCLGDLDELVGQSRAAGMVVELLVEGDARSYVAVVEQAAYRVVQEALTNVHKHAAGAKTYVRLAHRVSEFAMQVENEPPPDVDSAAGVRLPSGGNGLVGMRERVTGLGGVFVCGPTDAGGYRVSAVLPAT; encoded by the coding sequence ATGACCACGACGGGGGAAATGCACCGGACGGCCGGGGGGCCGTGGTGGTGGGAGCGGCGGCGTAGTGCCGTGCTCGATGTCGGGCTGGCCGTCGCGTCGGCGGTGGAGTGCGGGGTGGAGGGGGTCGGGTTCGCGCGGGACGCCGGGGTGCCGGCGGCCGTGGGTGTTGTTTTCGGGGTGCTTGCCGGGGCGACGCTGGTGCTGCGCCGGCGGTGGCCGATCGCGGTGGTGCTGATCGGGGTCGCGGTGACTCCGGCCCGGATGGGTGTGCTGCTGAGCGTGGTGGGTCTGTACACGCTGGCCGCGTCCGAGATGCCGCGGCGGATCATCGGTGCTCTGGCGGGGATGTCGTTCGTCGGGACGCTGATCGTGTCGGTGGTGCGGGCGCAGCAGGACGTGGGGCACGGGAATCTCGTGCGGGTGGGGGACTGGTTCGTTCCGTTCGTCGCCATCACGACGTCGTTGGGTGTGACCGCTCCGCCGTTGCTGCTGGGGCTTTATGTCGGTGCGCGGCGGCGTCTGATGGAGAGTCTGCGGGAGCGGGCGGATTCGCTGGAGCGGGAGCTTCAGTTGCTTGCTGAGCGTGCGGAGGAGCGGGCCGAGTGGGCGCGGGGTGAGGAGCGGACGCGGATCGCTCGGGAGATGCATGACGTGGTGGCGCACCGGGTGAGTCTGATGGTGGTGCATGCGGCGGCGTTGCAGGCGGTGGCCCGTAAGGATCCGGAGAAGGCCGTGAAGAACGCGGCGCTGGTGGGGGACATGGGCCGGCAGGCGTTGACCGAGTTGCGGGAGATGCTCGGGGTGATGCGGTCGGGTGGCGGTGGGCGTGAGCCTGGTGCGGGGGTGCCGTTGGCGGCGGTGGGTGTGGCGGCTGCGGCTGCGGCGTCGCGGGCCGTTGATGAGGAGGACGGGCCGTGTCTGGGTGATCTGGATGAGCTGGTGGGTCAGTCGCGGGCGGCGGGCATGGTGGTGGAGCTGCTGGTCGAGGGTGATGCGCGGTCGTATGTCGCGGTGGTGGAGCAGGCGGCGTATCGGGTGGTGCAGGAGGCGCTGACGAACGTGCACAAGCACGCGGCGGGTGCGAAGACGTATGTGCGTCTTGCTCACCGGGTGTCGGAGTTCGCGATGCAGGTGGAGAACGAGCCGCCGCCGGACGTGGATTCGGCGGCTGGTGTGCGGCTGCCGAGCGGGGGGAACGGGCTGGTCGGCATGAGGGAGCGGGTGACGGGCCTGGGTGGCGTGTTCGTGTGCGGGCCGACGGATGCGGGCGGGTACCGGGTGTCGGCGGTGTTGCCGGCGACGTAG
- a CDS encoding SUKH-3 domain-containing protein, producing MTADRTRFTAPVDAALRAAGWQPGRWDIKQAEFWADALRTHVSPAGHRHTVFPAAVEAWAEFGGLHLTPQGPGRQIAPAQPHLDPLHGLHMARTLGDLGRALDTEVCPLGAESGSEALLAIDTEGRVYALDHSGDWYLGPDIDHALETLINGTQPTRLTAA from the coding sequence ATGACCGCCGACCGCACCCGCTTCACCGCACCCGTCGACGCCGCACTGCGCGCCGCCGGCTGGCAGCCCGGCCGCTGGGACATCAAACAGGCCGAATTCTGGGCCGACGCCCTGCGCACCCACGTATCCCCCGCAGGCCACCGCCACACCGTCTTCCCCGCCGCCGTCGAGGCCTGGGCCGAATTCGGCGGACTCCACCTCACCCCACAGGGCCCCGGCCGCCAGATAGCACCCGCCCAGCCCCACCTCGACCCACTCCACGGCCTCCACATGGCCCGCACCCTCGGCGACCTCGGCCGCGCCCTCGACACCGAGGTCTGCCCCCTCGGCGCCGAATCCGGCTCCGAAGCCCTCCTCGCCATCGACACCGAAGGCCGCGTCTACGCCCTCGACCACAGCGGCGACTGGTACCTCGGCCCCGACATCGACCACGCCCTGGAAACCCTCATCAACGGCACCCAGCCCACCCGCCTGACAGCGGCATAG
- a CDS encoding YwqJ-related putative deaminase codes for MQSSTAPSSDTAVVPAQEPDTGHPATADGASGDPRVGWSSADDAPAPALRQRRDGILPTVAAALSVRGTTLTSTAARGEHAPALHPLVQDFLDTLTSAQRDRFTGRCAETILISRHLTAADEERSKRARRKPMTNGEARKALKHAKLTTRRIREDGDPLHGGFARPCRACAALTAHFGVHVVDPATDTTG; via the coding sequence ATGCAGAGCAGCACCGCACCGTCATCCGACACAGCCGTCGTACCGGCCCAGGAACCCGACACCGGGCACCCGGCCACCGCCGACGGCGCCTCCGGCGACCCACGCGTCGGCTGGAGCAGCGCCGACGACGCGCCCGCCCCGGCCCTGCGCCAGCGCCGCGACGGCATCCTGCCCACCGTCGCCGCCGCCCTCTCCGTCCGCGGCACCACACTGACCAGCACCGCCGCCCGCGGCGAACACGCCCCCGCCCTGCACCCGCTCGTCCAGGACTTCCTCGACACCCTCACCAGCGCCCAGCGCGACCGCTTCACCGGACGCTGCGCCGAAACGATCCTCATCTCCCGCCACCTCACGGCCGCCGACGAGGAACGCTCCAAACGCGCCCGCCGCAAACCCATGACCAACGGCGAAGCCCGCAAAGCCCTCAAACACGCCAAACTCACCACCCGCCGCATCCGCGAGGACGGCGACCCCCTGCACGGCGGCTTCGCCCGCCCCTGCCGCGCCTGCGCCGCACTCACCGCCCACTTCGGCGTCCACGTCGTGGACCCGGCCACGGACACCACCGGCTGA
- a CDS encoding SMI1/KNR4 family protein, with the protein MTTGRLGQQAAPPNAAYAGQVVHFPDPVRAARHPRGVRIDGNGYPDFSAYARAAAEIAEPPEGFGVDELRLTDYVSANAALAAAGHDLWDTIVPVATPHGWTWHHVPGSRRMELVPVEVKALLRHHGGLATAAVDHGKRGTRPLQETRPAHFGLPKSSVAVTEQQVLGAEEDLGYRLPGAYRAFLKAAGGCAPVGAALDAELGLLVDQPFFTVRDEAAVNDLVYVNKCLRDHLTKDYLGVGFVQGGILAVKVKGDRAGSVWFCAYDDARDSGDTAGWSVAERVERLLLPCGDDFDAFLARLAGNPPELETVANLMVDGGFASAVDASGVAVPAASTVPDEG; encoded by the coding sequence ATGACGACAGGTCGGCTCGGGCAGCAAGCCGCGCCGCCGAACGCGGCCTACGCCGGGCAGGTCGTGCACTTCCCGGACCCGGTCCGTGCTGCGCGCCATCCCAGGGGCGTACGGATCGACGGGAACGGCTATCCGGATTTTTCGGCCTACGCGCGTGCCGCGGCGGAGATCGCCGAGCCCCCGGAGGGGTTCGGGGTCGATGAGCTGCGGTTGACGGACTATGTGTCGGCGAATGCGGCGTTGGCCGCGGCCGGGCATGACTTGTGGGACACGATCGTGCCGGTGGCGACGCCGCACGGCTGGACCTGGCATCACGTGCCGGGCAGTCGTCGCATGGAGTTGGTGCCGGTCGAGGTGAAGGCGCTGCTGCGGCATCACGGTGGTCTCGCGACGGCTGCCGTGGATCACGGCAAGCGGGGGACGCGTCCGTTGCAGGAGACGCGGCCGGCGCATTTCGGGCTGCCGAAGTCGTCGGTGGCGGTGACCGAGCAGCAGGTCCTGGGTGCCGAGGAGGACTTGGGGTACCGGTTGCCGGGTGCGTACCGGGCGTTCTTGAAGGCGGCGGGCGGGTGTGCTCCGGTGGGGGCGGCGCTGGATGCCGAGCTGGGGCTTCTGGTGGACCAGCCGTTCTTCACGGTGCGGGACGAGGCCGCGGTGAACGATCTGGTGTACGTGAACAAGTGCCTGCGTGATCACCTGACCAAGGACTATCTGGGTGTGGGGTTCGTGCAGGGCGGCATTCTTGCCGTGAAGGTCAAGGGTGATCGGGCGGGTTCGGTGTGGTTCTGCGCGTATGACGACGCGCGGGACAGCGGGGACACGGCCGGGTGGTCGGTCGCCGAGCGGGTGGAGCGTCTGCTGCTGCCGTGCGGTGACGACTTCGATGCGTTCCTGGCCCGGCTCGCGGGCAATCCGCCGGAGCTGGAGACGGTGGCGAACCTGATGGTGGACGGCGGTTTCGCGAGTGCGGTGGACGCCTCCGGCGTCGCCGTGCCGGCTGCTTCGACTGTCCCGGACGAGGGGTGA
- a CDS encoding SUKH-4 family immunity protein — MVTFAQAQERAEEWINGDVPGYQHREVRVREFELGFVVWAEDRDGGPVSDGGRQRLVIARDSGDASLWPGLPVGEVIRRYEEEYGLPEASPEPSDAPPERVDLNQTSFLLSPPEWLQEAADKLGIPDRRGDASSAGGSGASAGAGTGAVSGTGTGAVSGAGSGSGASVPGPAAPAPVAADAGSGATPWPASPATPSGATPWAGTDTNADEEEDRSVAPPATVFAPPLVDEGDVPAPTAAPEAKTALMSGGSQLPRTAVAPAFDGSAPAAPGAPTPGAPDAYGYPQGPGAQQTPPPGAPPNYGYPQGPGTPPAPNVPQAHGSSQGGQTPSPTYGYPQGFAAQQTPPPGAAPNYGYPQGPGRQQTPPPGAPDAYGYPQGPGAQQAPPPAGQDAAGRPLAPGAGDIADAATSKAQGPPRGARGGGATTPPPPGAPGTPGARPSGPGAPGTPAGGYVPTQLVSQLGPDGPEAPPAPGGTPPGGVHHAATMLADPSMGGPGAPKPPGAPGTPGAPKPPGPPGVPGAGAPKPPGAPGTPGAPQPPGPPGAPGGTPPGGVHHAATMLAQPGPAGPGTPPPPAAPGVPGAPGAPGAPGGGVHHAATMLAGPGQVGPGMPPPAPPQAPGGMPMPPPMPGQQVPGGPPPASYGYPQPTGQPTVGPGYQAVLRYRAPDGSEQQLIRRSAPGTPHPEWQIFHELRGMNVPPDQVLELHTELESCELPGAYCARMIREQWPQARITSIAPYGRDHASRQQGMQQLIAHQGELHQVADGPARLAPVRAPLPPAQPMPPVPPEAVGQELAAAFGPGVFRFDQRAVSRQGVPDLVAHTLVVAGLPADFGPFFWAQAQPGRPVPTLAELAQERGVQPAADAGSYLVMGSDFGRAICVQYGTANIVAVPVEAGPGGAPVPPQFVNTGLPEFARSLAVLGRMWPLRFGLNQEQAGRWTVDFQAQLAAVDPAALASPEGWWSVLLEQMWDGLL, encoded by the coding sequence ATGGTGACGTTCGCGCAGGCGCAGGAGCGCGCCGAAGAGTGGATCAACGGGGATGTGCCCGGCTATCAGCACCGTGAGGTGCGGGTGCGGGAGTTCGAGCTGGGGTTCGTGGTGTGGGCGGAGGACCGCGACGGTGGTCCGGTGTCCGACGGCGGGCGCCAGCGGCTCGTCATCGCGCGTGACAGCGGGGACGCTTCGCTGTGGCCGGGGCTGCCGGTGGGTGAGGTGATCCGGCGGTACGAGGAGGAGTACGGGCTGCCGGAGGCTTCGCCGGAGCCGTCGGACGCGCCGCCGGAGCGGGTGGATCTGAATCAGACGTCGTTCCTGTTGAGCCCTCCGGAGTGGCTCCAGGAGGCGGCGGACAAGCTGGGCATTCCGGATCGGCGGGGGGATGCGTCTTCTGCCGGCGGGTCTGGCGCGTCTGCTGGTGCTGGTACGGGTGCTGTCTCCGGTACGGGTACGGGTGCTGTCTCCGGTGCGGGATCGGGTTCGGGTGCGTCCGTGCCTGGGCCGGCCGCCCCGGCGCCGGTGGCCGCCGACGCGGGCAGTGGCGCGACGCCGTGGCCCGCTTCGCCCGCGACGCCTTCCGGGGCGACTCCGTGGGCCGGTACGGACACGAACGCGGACGAGGAGGAGGACCGCTCGGTCGCGCCTCCGGCGACGGTGTTCGCGCCGCCGCTGGTGGACGAGGGCGACGTGCCTGCGCCGACCGCCGCTCCTGAGGCCAAGACGGCGCTGATGTCGGGCGGCAGCCAGCTCCCGCGCACGGCGGTGGCCCCGGCGTTCGACGGGTCGGCTCCCGCCGCTCCGGGCGCCCCGACGCCGGGTGCTCCTGACGCGTACGGCTACCCGCAGGGTCCCGGCGCGCAGCAGACTCCGCCGCCCGGCGCGCCGCCGAACTACGGCTACCCGCAGGGGCCGGGCACTCCGCCTGCGCCCAACGTGCCGCAGGCGCACGGGAGTTCGCAGGGCGGGCAGACTCCGTCGCCCACGTACGGCTACCCGCAGGGTTTCGCCGCGCAGCAGACTCCGCCGCCCGGCGCCGCGCCGAACTACGGCTACCCGCAGGGGCCGGGCCGGCAGCAGACTCCGCCGCCGGGTGCTCCTGACGCGTACGGCTATCCGCAGGGTCCGGGTGCGCAGCAGGCTCCGCCGCCGGCCGGGCAGGACGCGGCCGGGCGGCCGCTCGCGCCCGGGGCCGGTGACATCGCCGACGCCGCGACCAGCAAGGCGCAGGGTCCGCCCCGCGGTGCGCGCGGTGGTGGCGCGACGACTCCTCCGCCGCCCGGTGCCCCGGGCACTCCCGGCGCGCGGCCCTCGGGGCCCGGCGCTCCGGGTACCCCGGCGGGCGGCTACGTTCCGACGCAGCTCGTTTCGCAGCTCGGTCCCGACGGGCCCGAGGCCCCGCCCGCTCCGGGTGGTACGCCGCCCGGCGGTGTGCACCACGCCGCGACGATGCTGGCGGACCCGAGCATGGGTGGCCCCGGCGCGCCCAAGCCGCCCGGCGCGCCCGGCACTCCGGGGGCTCCCAAGCCGCCCGGTCCGCCCGGCGTGCCCGGTGCGGGTGCCCCCAAGCCGCCCGGCGCCCCCGGAACTCCCGGTGCGCCGCAGCCTCCCGGCCCGCCCGGCGCCCCCGGGGGTACGCCGCCCGGTGGCGTGCACCACGCCGCGACCATGCTGGCCCAGCCGGGTCCGGCCGGTCCCGGTACGCCGCCCCCGCCGGCGGCGCCCGGCGTGCCCGGGGCACCTGGTGCGCCCGGGGCTCCCGGTGGCGGTGTTCATCACGCCGCGACGATGCTGGCCGGTCCCGGTCAGGTCGGTCCCGGCATGCCTCCTCCCGCGCCGCCGCAGGCGCCGGGCGGGATGCCGATGCCGCCGCCCATGCCCGGGCAGCAGGTTCCTGGCGGTCCGCCCCCGGCCTCGTACGGGTATCCGCAGCCCACCGGTCAGCCGACCGTCGGGCCCGGCTACCAGGCCGTGCTGCGCTACCGCGCGCCCGACGGCTCGGAGCAGCAGCTGATCCGCCGCTCGGCGCCCGGTACGCCGCACCCGGAGTGGCAGATCTTCCATGAGCTGCGCGGCATGAACGTCCCGCCGGACCAGGTTCTGGAGCTGCACACGGAGCTGGAGTCCTGCGAGCTGCCGGGCGCGTACTGCGCCCGCATGATCCGTGAGCAGTGGCCGCAGGCCAGGATCACGTCCATCGCCCCGTACGGCAGGGACCACGCGTCGCGCCAGCAGGGCATGCAGCAGCTGATCGCGCACCAGGGCGAGTTGCACCAGGTGGCGGACGGTCCGGCGCGGCTCGCGCCGGTGCGTGCGCCGCTGCCGCCCGCGCAGCCGATGCCGCCGGTTCCGCCGGAGGCGGTCGGGCAGGAGCTGGCCGCTGCGTTCGGTCCCGGGGTGTTCCGGTTCGACCAGCGGGCCGTGTCCCGTCAGGGCGTGCCGGACCTCGTGGCGCACACCCTTGTCGTGGCAGGGCTGCCCGCCGACTTCGGGCCGTTCTTCTGGGCGCAGGCTCAGCCGGGCCGTCCGGTGCCGACGCTCGCCGAGCTGGCGCAGGAGCGGGGGGTGCAGCCCGCGGCGGACGCGGGTTCGTACCTCGTGATGGGCAGTGACTTCGGGCGGGCGATCTGTGTCCAGTACGGCACGGCGAACATCGTGGCCGTGCCGGTGGAGGCGGGTCCCGGCGGTGCGCCGGTGCCGCCGCAGTTCGTGAACACGGGTCTGCCCGAGTTCGCGCGCAGCCTCGCGGTGCTCGGCCGGATGTGGCCGCTGCGGTTCGGGCTCAATCAGGAGCAGGCGGGCCGCTGGACCGTCGACTTCCAGGCGCAGCTGGCCGCCGTCGACCCGGCGGCGCTCGCGTCGCCGGAGGGCTGGTGGTCGGTGCTGCTCGAGCAGATGTGGGACGGCCTGCTGTAG